Proteins encoded in a region of the Nicotiana tomentosiformis chromosome 9, ASM39032v3, whole genome shotgun sequence genome:
- the LOC104113008 gene encoding sucrose nonfermenting 4-like protein isoform X1: MYPAGMDYARDSGTALIPTRFVWPYGGRSVCLSGTFTGWSQWPMTPVEGCPTVFQTICSIPPGYHQYKFIVDGEWRHDENQPFVSGSYGTVNTVLLARESDYLPAVLTPRIPPSSSMDVDSQAFQRLVRVSDGALPDDASRISQTDLDISRHRISAVLSTHTAYELLPGSSKVIALDVDLPVKQAFHILHEQGIPMAPLWDFSRAQFVGVLSALDFILIMRELGNHGSNLTEEELETHTISAWKEAKSYLSRQANEHGKSVPRRLVWAGPDDNLKNVALEILQNGVATIPIIHSPAQDGSYPQLLYLASLSEILKHICRYFKHSPESLPILQLPIGAIPLGTWVPKIGEPNRQPLAMLRPTASLNAALDLLVQAQVSAIPIVDDNDSLLDIYSRSDITALAKDKIYTHISLEEMSIHQALQLAEEPYASYGLSSQKCHMCLRSDPLHEVMERLSRPGVRRLLVVEAGSKRVEGIISLSDIFKFLLG; encoded by the exons ATGTATCCTGCTGGTATGGATTATGCACGGGACAGTGGCACAGCTCTGATTCCGACACGTTTTGTGTGGCCTTATGGGGGAAGAAGTGTTTGCTTGAGTGGCACATTTACTGG GTGGTCGCAATGGCCGATGACTCCTGTTGAAGGATGTCCAACTGTATTTCAGACTATTTGCAGCATACCACCTGGTTACCACCAG TACAAGTTCATTGTTGATGGTGAATGGCGACATGATGAGAACCAACCTTTTGTGAGTGGAAGCTATGGAACAGTTAATACTGTCCTCTTGGCTAGAGAATCGGACTACCTTCCAGCAGTACTAACTCCACGAATACCTCCTAGTTCTAGCATGGATGTGGATAGTCAGGCTTTTCAGCGCTTG GTAAGAGTGTCAGATGGTGCTTTGCCAGATGATGCTTCCAGGATATCACAGACTGATTTAGATATTTCCCGTCACCGTATATCTGCAGTCCTATCAACACATACAGCTTATGAGTTGCTTCCAGGGTCAAGCAAG GTCATTGCTTTGGATGTTGACTTACCCGTAAAGCAAGCATTTCATATTCTTCATGAGCAG GGTATTCCTATGGCTCCTTTATGGGATTTCAGCAGGGCACAATTTGTTGGAGTCCTTAGCGCTTTGGATTTTATTTTAATCATGAGAGAG CTTGGGAATCATGGTTCCAATCTGACGGAGGAAGAGCTTGAGACACATACTATATCTGCATGGAAAGAGGCAAAATCTTACTTAAGCAGACAAGCCAATGAGCATGGTAAATCAGTTCCCCGACGACTTGTCTGG GCAGGGCCAGATGACAACTTGAAGAATGTAGCATTGGAAATTTTGCAAAATGGGGTGGCTACAATACCTATAATTCATTCACCAGCTCAGGATGGATCATATCCTCAGCTATTATATCTTGCTTCTCTTTCTGAGATACTAAAAC ATATTTGCAGGTATTTCAAGCATTCTCCAGAATCTTTACCAATTCTTCAGTTGCCAATTGGTGCAATTCCTTTGGGCACATGGGTTCCAAAAATTGGAGAGCCAAATCGACAACCACTGGCAATGTTGAGGCCTACTGCCTCTCTAAATGCAGCATTGGATTTGTTAGTGCAAG CTCAAGTTAGTGCAATTCCCATTGTTGATGATAATGACTCCCTATTGGATATATATTCCCGAAG TGATATTACAGCTTTGGCCAAGGACAAGATTTATACACACATAAGTCTTGAGGAAATGAGTATTCATCAG GCGTTGCAGCTTGCAGAGGAACCATATGCATCGTATGGGTTGAGCAGTCAAAAATGTCACATGTGTTTACGTTCTGATCCATTGCATGAAGTGATGGAAAGATTGTCCAGACCTG GGGTCAGGCGACTTCTTGTTGTGGAAGCGGGAAGCAAACGTGTAGAAGGTATCATATCACTCAGTGACATTTTCAAGTTCTTGCTTGGCTAG
- the LOC104113008 gene encoding sucrose nonfermenting 4-like protein isoform X2 translates to MYPAGMDYARDSGTALIPTRFVWPYGGRSVCLSGTFTGWSQWPMTPVEGCPTVFQTICSIPPGYHQYKFIVDGEWRHDENQPFVSGSYGTVNTVLLARESDYLPAVLTPRIPPSSSMDVDSQAFQRLVRVSDGALPDDASRISQTDLDISRHRISAVLSTHTAYELLPGSSKVIALDVDLPVKQAFHILHEQGIPMAPLWDFSRAQFVGVLSALDFILIMREAGPDDNLKNVALEILQNGVATIPIIHSPAQDGSYPQLLYLASLSEILKHICRYFKHSPESLPILQLPIGAIPLGTWVPKIGEPNRQPLAMLRPTASLNAALDLLVQAQVSAIPIVDDNDSLLDIYSRSDITALAKDKIYTHISLEEMSIHQALQLAEEPYASYGLSSQKCHMCLRSDPLHEVMERLSRPGVRRLLVVEAGSKRVEGIISLSDIFKFLLG, encoded by the exons ATGTATCCTGCTGGTATGGATTATGCACGGGACAGTGGCACAGCTCTGATTCCGACACGTTTTGTGTGGCCTTATGGGGGAAGAAGTGTTTGCTTGAGTGGCACATTTACTGG GTGGTCGCAATGGCCGATGACTCCTGTTGAAGGATGTCCAACTGTATTTCAGACTATTTGCAGCATACCACCTGGTTACCACCAG TACAAGTTCATTGTTGATGGTGAATGGCGACATGATGAGAACCAACCTTTTGTGAGTGGAAGCTATGGAACAGTTAATACTGTCCTCTTGGCTAGAGAATCGGACTACCTTCCAGCAGTACTAACTCCACGAATACCTCCTAGTTCTAGCATGGATGTGGATAGTCAGGCTTTTCAGCGCTTG GTAAGAGTGTCAGATGGTGCTTTGCCAGATGATGCTTCCAGGATATCACAGACTGATTTAGATATTTCCCGTCACCGTATATCTGCAGTCCTATCAACACATACAGCTTATGAGTTGCTTCCAGGGTCAAGCAAG GTCATTGCTTTGGATGTTGACTTACCCGTAAAGCAAGCATTTCATATTCTTCATGAGCAG GGTATTCCTATGGCTCCTTTATGGGATTTCAGCAGGGCACAATTTGTTGGAGTCCTTAGCGCTTTGGATTTTATTTTAATCATGAGAGAG GCAGGGCCAGATGACAACTTGAAGAATGTAGCATTGGAAATTTTGCAAAATGGGGTGGCTACAATACCTATAATTCATTCACCAGCTCAGGATGGATCATATCCTCAGCTATTATATCTTGCTTCTCTTTCTGAGATACTAAAAC ATATTTGCAGGTATTTCAAGCATTCTCCAGAATCTTTACCAATTCTTCAGTTGCCAATTGGTGCAATTCCTTTGGGCACATGGGTTCCAAAAATTGGAGAGCCAAATCGACAACCACTGGCAATGTTGAGGCCTACTGCCTCTCTAAATGCAGCATTGGATTTGTTAGTGCAAG CTCAAGTTAGTGCAATTCCCATTGTTGATGATAATGACTCCCTATTGGATATATATTCCCGAAG TGATATTACAGCTTTGGCCAAGGACAAGATTTATACACACATAAGTCTTGAGGAAATGAGTATTCATCAG GCGTTGCAGCTTGCAGAGGAACCATATGCATCGTATGGGTTGAGCAGTCAAAAATGTCACATGTGTTTACGTTCTGATCCATTGCATGAAGTGATGGAAAGATTGTCCAGACCTG GGGTCAGGCGACTTCTTGTTGTGGAAGCGGGAAGCAAACGTGTAGAAGGTATCATATCACTCAGTGACATTTTCAAGTTCTTGCTTGGCTAG